The Cupriavidus sp. EM10 genome includes a region encoding these proteins:
- a CDS encoding SDR family oxidoreductase yields the protein MTQQQHLGTALVTGASSGIGAIYADRLARRGYDLVLVARNRDKLDALARRITDDTGRAVEVFAADLNDRASLASVEEKLRTDASITLLVNNAGVGTHTPLLDSNVDGMTRMIDLNVTALTRLTYAAVPGFVARGKGAIINISSIVGIAPEILNGVYGGSKAFVTAFSQSLHHEVGAKGVRVQAVLPGATATDFWEAGGLPVEHLDPAIVMKATDMVDAALVGFDNGELITIPSLHAIEHWIAYEAARGAMAGVLSTNTPAPRYLKA from the coding sequence ATGACGCAGCAACAACACCTGGGCACGGCACTGGTTACCGGCGCATCGTCGGGCATCGGCGCAATCTACGCCGATCGGCTGGCACGCCGGGGCTACGACCTCGTGCTCGTAGCCCGCAACCGCGACAAGCTCGACGCACTGGCGCGCCGCATCACCGATGACACCGGCCGTGCCGTGGAAGTGTTCGCCGCTGATCTCAACGACCGTGCGTCGCTGGCCAGCGTGGAAGAGAAGCTGCGCACCGACGCCAGCATCACGCTGCTGGTCAACAACGCCGGCGTAGGCACGCACACCCCGCTGCTGGACAGCAACGTCGACGGCATGACCCGGATGATCGACCTCAACGTCACCGCGCTGACGCGCCTGACCTACGCGGCCGTGCCGGGTTTCGTGGCGCGCGGCAAGGGCGCCATCATCAATATCTCGTCGATTGTTGGCATCGCGCCGGAAATCCTGAACGGCGTCTACGGCGGCAGCAAGGCGTTCGTGACGGCATTCAGCCAGTCGCTGCACCATGAAGTGGGCGCCAAGGGCGTGCGCGTGCAGGCGGTGCTACCCGGCGCCACGGCCACCGATTTCTGGGAAGCCGGCGGCCTGCCCGTGGAGCACCTCGACCCGGCGATTGTCATGAAGGCCACGGACATGGTGGACGCCGCGCTGGTCGGTTTCGACAACGGCGAGCTGATCACCATCCCGTCGCTGCACGCCATCGAGCACTGGATCGCCTATGAGGCCGCGCGCGGCGCGATGGCGGGCGTGCTGTCGACCAACACCCCGGCGCCGCGCTACCTCAAGGCCTGA
- a CDS encoding tripartite tricarboxylate transporter substrate binding protein translates to MKKALVSLVLGVTMATANAAWPEKPVTMIVPFPPGGSTDNIARILSAKFQQTFGGSFVVDNRPGAAGMIGAAAAKRAPADGYTLFVSSLGPFVIGPHLTKTAGYDPTKDFDYISVAVQAPNILAVPASSPHKSLQDVINYEKANPNKMTFASAGNGTSDHLTAELFWQQTNTTGVHVPYKGGAPALNDLLGSQVDATFMNINTAVPHLKAGKLRALAITSSKRSPILPDVPTMEELGYKGVTVYSWQAIAAPKGLPADIKAKLHSAVVAAMNDPANKPKLLELGFEVVANTPEQFTAFQASEFARWKKVIQTGNITAD, encoded by the coding sequence ATGAAGAAAGCCCTGGTATCGCTAGTGCTTGGGGTCACGATGGCGACGGCCAACGCGGCCTGGCCCGAGAAGCCGGTGACGATGATCGTGCCGTTCCCGCCGGGCGGATCGACGGACAACATCGCCCGCATCCTGAGCGCCAAGTTCCAGCAGACGTTCGGCGGCAGCTTCGTGGTGGATAACCGCCCCGGCGCGGCGGGCATGATTGGCGCGGCGGCGGCCAAGCGCGCCCCGGCCGACGGCTACACGCTGTTCGTCTCGTCGCTGGGACCGTTCGTGATCGGCCCGCACCTGACCAAGACCGCCGGCTATGACCCGACCAAGGATTTCGACTACATCAGCGTGGCCGTGCAGGCGCCAAACATCCTGGCCGTGCCGGCCAGTTCGCCGCACAAGTCGCTCCAGGACGTCATCAACTACGAGAAGGCCAATCCGAACAAGATGACCTTCGCGTCGGCCGGCAACGGCACCAGCGACCACCTGACCGCCGAGCTGTTCTGGCAGCAGACCAATACCACCGGCGTGCACGTGCCCTACAAGGGCGGCGCCCCGGCGCTGAATGACCTGCTGGGCAGCCAGGTGGACGCCACGTTCATGAACATCAACACCGCCGTGCCGCACCTGAAGGCAGGCAAGCTGCGCGCGCTGGCCATCACCAGCAGCAAGAGGTCGCCGATCCTGCCCGATGTGCCGACCATGGAGGAACTCGGCTACAAGGGCGTGACCGTGTATTCGTGGCAGGCGATTGCCGCGCCCAAGGGGCTGCCGGCCGATATCAAGGCCAAGCTGCATAGCGCCGTGGTGGCTGCGATGAACGATCCGGCCAACAAGCCGAAGCTGCTGGAACTGGGATTTGAGGTCGTCGCCAACACGCCGGAGCAGTTCACGGCGTTCCAGGCGTCGGAGTTCGCGCGCTGGAAGAAGGTCATCCAGACCGGCAACATCACGGCCGACTGA
- a CDS encoding mandelate racemase/muconate lactonizing enzyme family protein, whose product MTSVPPSPPSPPRPLAPSPASDAITSIRLSSCYLPLATPISDAKVLTGRQKPMTEVAILFAEIRTASGHEGLGFSYSKRAGGPGQFAHAREIAPTLLGEDPSDIAKLWDKLCWAGASVGRSGLSTQAIGAFDVALWDLKAKRAGLSLAKLLGSHRDSVRCYNTSGGFLHTPLDQLLVNAAASVERGIGGIKLKVGQPDGKIDIQRVSAVREKLGDAVPIMVDANQQWDRPTAQRMCRTFESFNLVWIEEPLDAYDHEGHAALAQQFDTPIATGEMLTSAAEHWDLIRHRAADYLMPDAPRVGGITPFLKVCALAEHAGLMIAPHFAMELHVHLAAAYPREPWVEHFDWLEPLFNERLDIANGRIIVPTRPGLGLTVSEQARVWTREQAEFGAS is encoded by the coding sequence ATGACCTCTGTGCCCCCCTCGCCCCCCTCGCCCCCTCGCCCCCTCGCCCCCTCGCCCGCCTCCGACGCCATCACCTCGATCCGCCTTTCGTCCTGCTACCTGCCGCTGGCCACGCCGATCAGCGATGCCAAGGTGCTGACCGGTCGTCAGAAGCCGATGACCGAGGTGGCCATCCTGTTCGCCGAAATCCGTACAGCCAGCGGCCACGAGGGCCTGGGCTTCAGCTATTCCAAGCGCGCCGGCGGCCCCGGCCAGTTCGCGCACGCCCGGGAGATCGCCCCCACCCTGCTGGGCGAAGACCCGAGCGATATCGCCAAGCTGTGGGACAAGCTGTGCTGGGCCGGGGCGTCGGTCGGACGCAGCGGCCTTTCGACGCAGGCCATCGGCGCCTTCGACGTGGCGCTGTGGGATCTCAAGGCCAAGCGCGCCGGCCTGTCGCTGGCCAAGCTGCTGGGGTCGCATCGGGATTCCGTGCGCTGCTACAACACGTCGGGCGGCTTCCTGCATACGCCGCTGGACCAGTTGCTGGTCAACGCCGCCGCCTCGGTGGAGCGCGGCATCGGCGGCATCAAGCTCAAGGTGGGCCAGCCGGACGGCAAGATCGACATCCAGCGTGTATCGGCCGTGCGCGAGAAGCTGGGCGATGCCGTCCCCATCATGGTCGATGCCAACCAGCAGTGGGACCGCCCCACCGCGCAGCGCATGTGCCGCACGTTCGAATCGTTCAACCTGGTGTGGATCGAGGAACCGCTCGATGCCTACGACCACGAGGGCCATGCCGCGCTGGCGCAGCAGTTCGATACGCCCATCGCCACCGGCGAGATGCTGACCAGCGCCGCTGAGCACTGGGACCTGATCCGCCATCGCGCCGCCGACTACCTGATGCCCGACGCCCCACGCGTGGGCGGTATCACGCCGTTCCTGAAGGTATGCGCGCTGGCAGAGCATGCCGGGCTGATGATCGCGCCCCACTTCGCCATGGAACTGCACGTGCATCTGGCCGCGGCCTATCCGCGCGAGCCGTGGGTCGAGCATTTCGACTGGCTCGAACCGCTGTTCAACGAACGGCTGGATATCGCCAACGGCCGCATCATCGTCCCGACCCGCCCGGGCCTGGGGCTTACCGTCAGCGAACAGGCCCGCGTCTGGACGCGCGAGCAGGCCGAGTTCGGCGCGAGCTGA
- a CDS encoding phosphocholine-specific phospholipase C, giving the protein MNSRRKFLQTSAGAAFSAAALAAFPPSIRRALAIPASNVTGTIMDVQHVVILMQENRSFDHYFGTLNGVRGFGDRMTIPMPNGRKVWQQERTNGTLITPYHLDGTANNAQRVSGTPHAWADSQQAWDNGRMSRWPVAKTDTSMGYFKQKELPFQFALANAFTICDAYHCAMHTGTDANRSFHMTGTNGPTPQNVAFVNNEWDAINGVAADATRGYTWKTYAERLEEAGVSWISYQNMPDEWGDNMLGAFQTFRRANLNSGFPVSSGGAPGVPYTNTGQAVPYKPYDAATDNAANPLYKGIANTLPGAQPEQYLDAFRRDVMNGTLPQVSWVNAPSIYCEHPGPSSPVQGSWFLQEVLDALTANPDVWSKTVLLINFDENDGYFDHVPSPSAPSLNPDKSYAGKTTLTEADLKAEYFTHGAPAGSTGQPAPDGRVYGPGPRVPLYVISPWSRGGWVNSQVFDHTSVLRFLEARFGVQEPNISPFRRAVCGDLTSAFNFKTPNAEALPTLAGRSTRTAADQLRAAQQALPAVPVPRDMILPLQAPGTRPSRALPYELHTSARCYNSGQVELIFANTGAQAAVFHVYDVYKLDRVPRRYMVEAGKTLIDTWDAGLDNFGKYDLWVLGPNGYHRHFKGDLNRLGAAAASPEIRVCYDIANGNVFADLINKGAQACAFTVTPLAYRADGPWQATVAANATTTLDWKLQDSGQWYDFAVTCSSDPAYYRRFAGRVETGRHTVSDPAMGEG; this is encoded by the coding sequence ATGAATTCCCGTCGCAAATTCCTGCAGACGAGCGCCGGCGCCGCCTTTTCGGCCGCAGCGCTCGCCGCCTTCCCGCCCAGTATCCGCCGCGCGCTGGCCATCCCGGCCAGCAACGTCACCGGCACGATCATGGACGTCCAGCACGTGGTCATCCTGATGCAGGAGAACCGCTCCTTCGACCACTACTTCGGCACCCTGAACGGTGTGCGCGGCTTTGGTGACCGCATGACGATTCCCATGCCCAATGGCCGCAAGGTCTGGCAGCAGGAACGCACCAACGGCACGCTGATCACGCCGTATCACCTCGATGGCACGGCCAACAACGCCCAGCGCGTGTCCGGCACGCCGCACGCCTGGGCCGACAGCCAGCAGGCCTGGGACAACGGCCGCATGTCGCGCTGGCCGGTGGCCAAGACCGATACGTCGATGGGCTACTTCAAGCAGAAGGAGCTACCGTTCCAGTTCGCGCTGGCCAACGCCTTCACGATCTGCGACGCCTATCACTGTGCGATGCACACCGGCACGGACGCCAACCGGTCGTTCCACATGACCGGCACCAACGGACCGACGCCGCAGAACGTGGCATTCGTCAACAACGAGTGGGATGCCATCAATGGCGTCGCGGCCGACGCCACCAGGGGCTACACGTGGAAAACCTATGCCGAACGGCTCGAGGAAGCCGGCGTCAGCTGGATCAGCTACCAGAACATGCCCGACGAATGGGGCGACAACATGCTGGGCGCCTTCCAGACCTTCCGCCGCGCCAACCTGAACTCCGGCTTTCCGGTGTCCAGCGGCGGCGCCCCGGGTGTGCCGTACACGAACACCGGGCAGGCCGTGCCCTACAAGCCGTACGACGCCGCCACCGACAACGCGGCCAATCCGCTCTACAAGGGCATTGCCAACACGCTGCCGGGCGCCCAGCCCGAGCAGTATCTCGATGCTTTCCGCCGCGACGTGATGAACGGCACGCTGCCGCAGGTGTCGTGGGTCAACGCGCCGTCGATCTATTGCGAGCATCCCGGGCCGTCCAGCCCGGTGCAGGGATCGTGGTTCCTGCAGGAAGTGCTGGACGCGCTGACCGCCAACCCCGACGTCTGGAGCAAGACCGTCCTGCTGATCAACTTCGACGAGAACGACGGCTATTTCGACCACGTGCCGTCGCCGTCGGCGCCGTCGCTGAACCCGGACAAGAGCTACGCCGGCAAGACCACGCTGACCGAAGCCGACCTGAAGGCCGAGTATTTCACGCATGGCGCGCCGGCCGGCAGCACCGGCCAGCCGGCCCCGGACGGCCGGGTCTATGGACCGGGCCCGCGCGTGCCGCTGTACGTGATCTCGCCGTGGAGCCGGGGCGGCTGGGTCAATTCGCAGGTGTTCGACCATACGTCGGTGCTGCGCTTCCTGGAAGCCCGTTTTGGGGTGCAGGAGCCGAACATCAGCCCGTTCCGCCGCGCCGTGTGCGGCGACCTGACCAGCGCCTTCAACTTCAAGACGCCGAATGCCGAGGCGCTGCCGACCCTTGCCGGCCGCTCCACGCGCACCGCCGCCGACCAGTTGCGCGCCGCCCAGCAGGCCCTGCCGGCCGTGCCGGTGCCGCGCGACATGATCCTGCCGCTGCAGGCGCCGGGCACCCGCCCGTCGCGCGCGCTGCCCTATGAGCTGCACACCAGCGCGCGCTGCTACAACAGCGGCCAGGTCGAGCTGATCTTCGCCAACACTGGCGCACAGGCGGCCGTCTTCCACGTCTATGACGTCTACAAGCTCGACCGCGTGCCCCGCCGCTACATGGTGGAGGCCGGCAAGACGCTGATCGATACCTGGGACGCCGGGCTCGACAATTTCGGCAAGTACGACCTGTGGGTGCTGGGCCCGAATGGCTATCACCGTCATTTCAAGGGCGACCTGAACCGCCTGGGCGCTGCCGCCGCATCGCCCGAGATCCGTGTCTGCTACGACATCGCCAACGGCAACGTCTTCGCGGACCTGATCAACAAGGGCGCCCAGGCCTGCGCGTTCACGGTGACGCCGCTGGCCTATCGCGCGGATGGCCCCTGGCAGGCCACCGTCGCCGCCAATGCCACGACCACGCTCGACTGGAAGCTGCAGGACAGCGGCCAGTGGTACGACTTCGCGGTCACGTGCAGCAGCGACCCGGCCTATTACCGCCGCTTTGCGGGCCGCGTGGAGACGGGCCGGCACACCGTCAGCGATCCGGCGATGGGCGAAGGCTGA
- a CDS encoding GlxA family transcriptional regulator, translating into MHRVGFLLIDGFQVMALAAQSVFEYANMVAGEPFYRIESFSVAGGPVRSSLGMAVETRPVGTRAAVDTWVLAGSADPVAVPTPQQVVEFVRKAAPRARRVASICTGAFILAEAGLLDGRRATTHWFYAREMQRVHPQIRVEDDRIHIVDGPIWTSAGMTAGLDLALAMVETDLGADVARSVAHKLVMYQRRSGGQSQHSELLDLAPKSDRIQSALDYARKNLSQPLTVEDLAGAVHLSPRQFSRVFTAETGQSPAKAVESLRLEAARLMIEQSRHPLDVVAKETGFRDRRHLREAFIRGFGMPPQAVRREARG; encoded by the coding sequence ATGCACCGGGTGGGATTTCTGCTGATCGACGGCTTCCAGGTCATGGCGCTGGCGGCACAAAGCGTGTTCGAGTACGCCAACATGGTGGCGGGAGAGCCGTTCTACCGGATCGAAAGCTTTTCGGTGGCGGGTGGCCCGGTACGCTCGTCGCTGGGCATGGCGGTCGAAACTCGGCCTGTCGGCACAAGGGCGGCCGTGGACACGTGGGTGCTGGCCGGCTCCGCCGATCCCGTGGCCGTGCCAACGCCGCAGCAGGTGGTCGAATTCGTGCGCAAGGCCGCGCCACGCGCCAGGCGTGTCGCGTCGATCTGCACCGGCGCGTTCATCCTGGCCGAGGCAGGATTGCTCGATGGCCGCCGTGCCACCACGCACTGGTTCTACGCGCGCGAGATGCAGCGCGTGCACCCGCAAATCCGCGTGGAAGACGACCGCATCCATATCGTGGACGGCCCGATCTGGACGTCGGCCGGTATGACGGCAGGGCTGGACCTGGCACTGGCGATGGTCGAGACCGACCTCGGCGCCGATGTCGCCCGGTCGGTAGCCCACAAGCTGGTGATGTACCAGCGCCGCTCGGGCGGGCAATCACAGCATTCGGAGTTGCTGGACCTGGCCCCCAAGTCCGACCGCATCCAGAGTGCCCTCGACTACGCCCGCAAGAACCTGAGCCAGCCGCTGACCGTGGAAGACCTTGCCGGCGCGGTGCACCTGAGCCCCAGGCAGTTCAGCCGCGTGTTCACGGCCGAGACGGGCCAATCGCCAGCCAAGGCCGTCGAAAGCCTGCGACTGGAAGCGGCGCGCCTGATGATCGAACAAAGCCGCCACCCGCTGGACGTAGTGGCGAAGGAAACCGGATTCCGCGACCGCCGGCACTTGCGCGAGGCGTTTATCCGGGGCTTCGGAATGCCGCCGCAGGCGGTGCGTCGGGAGGCGAGGGGGTAA
- a CDS encoding FMN-binding negative transcriptional regulator: MYVPAHFELADTQAMHTLMTGNPFGTLFTHGRSGMDANHIPFELDAGTGEHGMLKAHVARANPVWQDVANGDEVMVVFRDGDAYISPNWHPSKHEAHKQVPTWNYQVVHAHGRITIHDDERYVRGVVARLTRHHEASQPRPWKMSDAPADFIDTLLKSIVGIEIEITRLQGKRKLGQHKDERDIRGPGEALMANGSSVIGQAMLDVADAKAQQ; the protein is encoded by the coding sequence ATGTACGTCCCCGCCCATTTCGAACTGGCCGACACACAGGCCATGCACACGCTGATGACTGGCAACCCGTTCGGCACGCTGTTCACGCACGGCCGCAGCGGCATGGATGCCAACCATATCCCGTTCGAACTCGATGCCGGCACGGGCGAGCACGGCATGCTGAAAGCCCACGTGGCCCGTGCCAATCCGGTCTGGCAGGACGTGGCCAATGGCGATGAGGTGATGGTGGTGTTCCGCGATGGCGACGCCTATATCTCGCCGAACTGGCACCCCAGCAAGCACGAGGCGCACAAGCAGGTGCCGACCTGGAACTACCAGGTGGTCCACGCGCATGGCCGCATTACGATCCACGATGACGAGCGCTACGTGCGCGGCGTGGTGGCCCGGCTGACGCGCCACCACGAGGCCAGCCAGCCGAGGCCGTGGAAGATGAGCGATGCGCCGGCCGATTTCATCGACACGCTGCTGAAGTCCATCGTCGGCATCGAGATCGAGATCACGCGGCTGCAGGGCAAGCGCAAGCTGGGCCAGCACAAGGATGAGCGCGATATTCGCGGCCCTGGCGAGGCGCTGATGGCAAACGGCAGCTCGGTGATTGGGCAGGCGATGCTTGATGTCGCCGATGCGAAGGCGCAGCAATAA
- a CDS encoding DUF58 domain-containing protein, with the protein MTRDIAARGRSQIGPEAAAQPATSKAVPGVNVDLAALAALEASVRDFHFRTRQPVHSLLSGRHGSRVHGRGLAFEELRLYLPGDDVRTMDWRVTARTGKPHVRLYAEEKERPVLLVVDQRMNMFFGSRRAMKSVTAAEAAALAAWRVLADGDRVGGVIFGDADETSLAPQRSRHGVLHLLGDLARHNRRLRADARAQRGGAQLNGALQRALRLAHHDHLVIVISDFDGSDDTTRHLMLALRSRNDVLSMLVYDPFLLELPASGQLVVSDGELQVELGFGHEALRRSVRSFADGHSAALMDWHKAIGVPLLPLSAAEDTAAQLRRLLGRMASGAA; encoded by the coding sequence ATGACCCGGGATATTGCGGCACGTGGCCGCTCGCAAATCGGCCCTGAGGCCGCCGCCCAGCCGGCCACATCGAAGGCGGTGCCCGGCGTCAATGTCGATCTTGCCGCGCTGGCCGCGCTTGAAGCCAGCGTGCGCGACTTCCATTTCCGTACGCGGCAGCCTGTGCACAGCCTGCTGTCGGGGCGGCATGGATCGCGCGTGCATGGCCGGGGCCTGGCGTTCGAGGAACTGCGGCTTTACCTTCCCGGCGACGACGTTCGCACCATGGACTGGCGCGTCACGGCCCGCACCGGCAAGCCGCACGTGCGCCTGTACGCCGAGGAAAAGGAGCGCCCTGTGCTGCTGGTGGTGGACCAGCGCATGAACATGTTCTTTGGCAGCCGCCGCGCCATGAAATCGGTAACGGCGGCGGAAGCAGCCGCGCTGGCCGCCTGGCGCGTGCTGGCCGACGGCGACCGCGTGGGCGGCGTGATCTTCGGCGATGCCGACGAAACCAGCCTGGCACCGCAGCGTAGCCGCCACGGCGTGCTGCACCTGCTGGGCGACCTGGCCCGGCACAACCGGCGGTTGCGCGCCGATGCCCGGGCGCAACGCGGTGGCGCCCAGCTGAACGGGGCGCTGCAGCGCGCGCTGCGGCTGGCGCACCACGACCACCTGGTTATCGTCATCAGCGATTTCGACGGCAGCGATGACACGACGCGGCACCTGATGCTGGCCTTGCGCAGCCGCAACGACGTGCTGTCGATGCTGGTCTACGACCCGTTCCTGCTGGAACTGCCCGCATCGGGGCAACTGGTGGTCAGCGACGGCGAACTGCAGGTGGAGCTGGGCTTTGGCCACGAGGCGCTGCGGCGCAGCGTGCGCAGCTTTGCCGATGGCCACAGCGCCGCGCTGATGGACTGGCACAAGGCCATCGGCGTGCCGTTGCTGCCGTTGTCGGCGGCCGAGGATACCGCGGCCCAGCTGCGCAGGCTGCTGGGCCGGATGGCGAGCGGCGCGGCCTGA
- a CDS encoding LacI family DNA-binding transcriptional regulator, whose product MSDSSGGKSVTLHDVAREAGVSLITASRALSNPGVVSAKTIARVQQAVEVTGYIPNLLAGGLKSRRSLTVAALVPNIAVAQFLPTVKALTDALDAAGYQLILGQTGYDHAREEALLGTMISRRPDGIVVTGLVHAQASRDRLRRSGIPVVETWDLSDRPVDMAVGFSHLKVGSAVAGYFLAKGWRRFGIATGDDQRAAVRREGFVSTLGYDVPTARVPAPSSLGLGRRALSELLAQDPTIQAIFCSSDQLAQGVMEEARARGLRVPEDLAICGFGDADFAADMAPSLTTVQVDGTGIGALAASLLLQRCRGETVQEPVVDVGFRIVERGST is encoded by the coding sequence ATGTCCGATTCATCCGGCGGCAAGTCCGTCACGCTGCACGATGTGGCGCGCGAAGCAGGGGTATCGCTGATTACGGCGTCGCGCGCGCTCAGCAACCCCGGGGTGGTCTCCGCCAAGACGATTGCCCGTGTGCAGCAGGCCGTGGAAGTGACCGGCTATATCCCGAACCTGCTGGCAGGCGGCCTGAAATCGCGGCGCAGCCTGACCGTGGCCGCGCTGGTGCCGAATATCGCCGTGGCCCAGTTCCTGCCTACCGTCAAGGCGCTGACCGATGCGCTGGACGCGGCCGGCTACCAGTTGATCCTTGGCCAGACCGGCTATGACCACGCGCGGGAAGAGGCCCTGCTGGGCACCATGATCAGCCGGCGGCCCGACGGGATCGTGGTGACGGGCCTTGTGCACGCCCAGGCATCGCGCGACCGCCTGCGCCGCTCGGGCATCCCGGTGGTGGAAACGTGGGATCTCAGCGATCGCCCGGTCGACATGGCCGTGGGTTTCTCGCACCTGAAGGTGGGCAGCGCCGTGGCCGGCTACTTTCTGGCCAAGGGGTGGCGGCGCTTCGGCATCGCCACCGGAGACGACCAGCGCGCGGCCGTGCGCCGCGAAGGCTTTGTTTCGACACTGGGATACGACGTACCGACGGCGAGGGTGCCGGCGCCCAGCAGCCTGGGGCTGGGGCGCCGGGCGCTCAGCGAATTGCTGGCCCAGGACCCGACCATCCAGGCCATCTTCTGCAGCTCCGACCAGCTAGCGCAGGGCGTGATGGAAGAGGCCAGGGCGCGCGGGCTGCGCGTACCCGAGGACCTGGCCATCTGCGGCTTCGGCGACGCCGACTTCGCCGCCGACATGGCCCCGTCGCTGACCACGGTGCAGGTCGACGGCACCGGCATCGGCGCGCTGGCGGCCAGCCTGCTGCTGCAACGCTGCCGGGGCGAGACCGTGCAGGAACCGGTGGTCGACGTGGGGTTCAGGATTGTGGAGCGGGGGTCGACCTGA
- a CDS encoding MoxR family ATPase, translating into MSARDDILLLQARMGESIVGQKRMIERLLLGLLANGHLLVEGLPGLAKTRAIKSLARHLDARLSRVQFTPDLLPADITGSDIYVTDGGKGEFRFQAGPLFANLVLADEVNRSPAKVQAALLEAMEERQVTVGGKTHRLEPLFLVMATQNPIEQEGTYPLPEAQMDRFLMHVSVGYPQADAEAQIIRLARAEEDDGATANGPVDGAGARLSPEVVFAARQAIHRVTVSEPVERYIVTLVQATRDAGRFDDDLKRWIQVGVSPRGSIGLDKVARAIAWLRGRDHVTPEDVQAVVHDVFRHRLILSYEAHAAAVAADAVIDRLLERVAVA; encoded by the coding sequence ATGAGTGCGCGCGACGACATCCTGTTGCTTCAGGCACGCATGGGCGAGTCCATCGTCGGCCAGAAACGGATGATCGAGCGGCTGCTGCTGGGCCTGCTGGCCAATGGCCATCTGCTGGTGGAAGGGTTGCCCGGCCTGGCCAAGACGCGGGCCATCAAGAGCCTGGCCCGGCATCTGGACGCCCGGCTGTCGCGCGTGCAGTTCACGCCGGACCTGCTGCCCGCCGACATCACCGGCTCCGATATCTATGTCACCGACGGCGGCAAGGGCGAATTCCGCTTCCAGGCCGGACCGCTGTTCGCCAACCTGGTGCTAGCTGACGAGGTGAACCGGTCGCCCGCCAAGGTCCAGGCGGCGCTGCTGGAGGCGATGGAAGAGCGGCAGGTCACCGTTGGCGGCAAGACCCACCGGCTCGAACCGCTGTTCCTGGTGATGGCGACGCAGAACCCGATCGAGCAGGAAGGCACCTATCCGCTGCCCGAGGCGCAGATGGACCGTTTCCTGATGCATGTGAGCGTCGGGTATCCGCAGGCCGACGCCGAGGCCCAGATCATCCGGCTGGCGCGGGCCGAGGAGGATGACGGCGCGACGGCGAACGGACCCGTGGATGGCGCAGGCGCGCGGCTGTCGCCCGAGGTCGTCTTTGCCGCCCGCCAGGCCATCCACCGCGTGACGGTCAGCGAACCGGTCGAGCGCTATATCGTCACGCTGGTGCAGGCCACGCGGGACGCCGGCCGGTTCGACGACGACCTGAAGCGCTGGATCCAGGTGGGCGTGAGCCCGCGTGGCTCCATCGGGCTGGACAAGGTGGCGCGCGCCATCGCCTGGCTGCGTGGCCGCGACCACGTGACGCCCGAGGACGTGCAGGCCGTGGTGCACGACGTGTTCCGCCATCGGCTGATCCTGTCGTACGAAGCCCACGCCGCAGCCGTTGCCGCCGATGCGGTGATCGACCGGCTGCTGGAACGGGTGGCGGTGGCCTGA